From Symbiobacterium terraclitae, the proteins below share one genomic window:
- a CDS encoding SpoIID/LytB domain-containing protein codes for MRTLSALAAVVVGAVLLAASAVVPGAWIPTAAAGEAVGAVPAPPSENPVRVGLAWGQWAAEVSASAGLWIVADGAVQGQVDPGVPVGLVVQDGGVYVDAIPAWFAGAVRLVPDPAGYIRFQGREYRGEIEAVPTAAGTLSIVNVVNLEDYLLAVVPAEMDHTWPLEALKAQAVAARSYTLANLGKRAADGFDLRNNTDDQVYYGIAYERPSTTQAVHETAGQVVTYQGRVVSTHFHSSSGGHTENNEDIWTGGTPVAYLRGVIDYDDVPGNRYTSWDYEFSIEEFSQRLNQAGYAVGSVTSVTPGAPGASGRPTTWVVTGTGGTRTLTMQQMRMALGLPAPPSSVSLAGPGFDPAGPEPQPEPEPEPDPEPEPEPEPEPQQPQPQPQPQPEPRPEPQPLPVAVVGADGLVMARAVSGSFAVGAGGVARLLDGPVAVAGGDAYGVAGIVPRTGSATASRGERPDPGTPAQQPPVPEQPARIEQPAPQQPSPQQPTPQQPTPQQPALREPQAPTSVVITGSGHGHGVGLSQWGAHGMALQGKTYVEILTHYYTGTKVETR; via the coding sequence GTGCGAACTCTCTCCGCCCTGGCTGCGGTCGTGGTGGGTGCGGTGCTGCTTGCCGCCTCGGCCGTGGTCCCCGGCGCGTGGATCCCGACAGCCGCGGCCGGGGAAGCGGTCGGCGCGGTCCCTGCGCCCCCATCGGAGAACCCGGTACGGGTGGGGCTTGCGTGGGGGCAGTGGGCGGCGGAGGTCAGCGCATCCGCTGGGCTCTGGATCGTGGCCGACGGCGCCGTCCAGGGGCAGGTGGACCCCGGCGTGCCGGTGGGCCTGGTCGTCCAGGACGGGGGCGTCTATGTGGACGCGATCCCGGCGTGGTTTGCGGGTGCGGTCCGTCTGGTTCCCGACCCCGCAGGGTATATTCGTTTTCAGGGCAGGGAATACCGTGGTGAGATCGAGGCCGTGCCCACGGCCGCGGGAACGCTGTCGATCGTGAACGTCGTCAACCTGGAGGACTACCTGCTGGCCGTGGTCCCCGCGGAGATGGACCACACCTGGCCGCTCGAGGCCCTGAAGGCGCAGGCGGTGGCAGCCAGGAGCTATACCCTGGCCAACCTGGGCAAGCGGGCCGCGGACGGCTTCGATCTGCGTAACAACACGGACGACCAGGTGTACTACGGCATCGCCTACGAGCGGCCCAGCACCACCCAGGCGGTGCACGAAACCGCAGGCCAGGTGGTCACGTACCAGGGCCGGGTGGTCTCCACGCACTTCCATTCCTCGTCCGGCGGCCACACCGAGAACAACGAAGACATCTGGACCGGCGGGACGCCGGTGGCGTATCTGCGGGGCGTGATCGACTACGATGACGTGCCCGGCAACCGGTACACCTCCTGGGACTACGAGTTCAGCATCGAGGAGTTCAGCCAGCGCCTGAACCAGGCCGGCTACGCGGTGGGCAGCGTGACCTCGGTCACGCCCGGCGCGCCCGGGGCCAGCGGACGGCCGACGACCTGGGTCGTCACCGGCACCGGTGGCACCCGCACCCTGACCATGCAGCAGATGCGCATGGCACTGGGCCTTCCGGCCCCTCCCAGCTCGGTCTCGCTCGCCGGCCCGGGGTTCGACCCCGCTGGGCCCGAGCCCCAGCCGGAGCCCGAGCCGGAGCCGGATCCCGAGCCCGAACCCGAGCCCGAGCCCGAGCCCCAGCAGCCCCAACCCCAGCCCCAACCCCAACCCGAGCCGCGGCCTGAGCCGCAGCCGCTTCCCGTGGCGGTGGTGGGTGCGGACGGCCTCGTGATGGCACGGGCCGTCTCGGGCAGCTTTGCGGTGGGCGCCGGCGGGGTTGCCCGGCTCCTCGACGGACCTGTGGCGGTGGCCGGCGGCGACGCCTACGGCGTGGCCGGGATCGTACCGCGGACCGGGTCCGCGACGGCCTCCCGGGGCGAGCGCCCGGACCCCGGAACGCCCGCTCAGCAGCCGCCGGTGCCTGAGCAGCCGGCGAGGATTGAACAGCCGGCCCCGCAGCAGCCGAGCCCCCAGCAGCCGACACCTCAGCAGCCGACACCTCAGCAGCCGGCCCTCCGGGAGCCGCAGGCCCCCACGTCAGTGGTGATCACGGGCAGCGGCCACGGGCACGGCGTCGGCCTCTCCCAGTGGGGCGCGCACGGCATGGCCCTGCAGGGCAAGACCTACGTGGAGATCCTGACCCACTACTACACCGGCACGAAGGTGGAGACCCGATAA
- the queA gene encoding tRNA preQ1(34) S-adenosylmethionine ribosyltransferase-isomerase QueA yields MRLADFDYDLPKELIAQTPVEPRDASRLMVVERSSGAIQHRYFRDLPEFLRPGDALVLNDTRVMPARLLGHREATGGAMEVLLLKRLTRDRWETLVKPGKKARPGERIVFGGGLLVGTVVGPTDFGGRVIDFAYEGVFEELLDRLGQMPLPPYIHEQLAEPERYQTVYAREWGSAAAPTAGLHFTKELLDRLTAQGVEIYKITLHVGLGTFRPVEVEDPTQHKMHSEFYQVSPEAAAGINAVRERGSRLLAVGTTSVRTLETAATEDGRLVPGSGWTDIFIYPGYRFKLVDSLVTNFHLPKSTLLMLVSALAGQELIMKAYREAVARRYRFFSFGDAMLIL; encoded by the coding sequence GTGCGACTCGCGGACTTTGACTACGATCTGCCCAAAGAGCTGATTGCCCAGACGCCGGTGGAGCCGCGCGACGCTTCCCGGCTGATGGTAGTGGAGCGAAGCAGCGGTGCGATCCAGCACCGCTACTTCCGTGACTTGCCCGAGTTCCTGCGCCCCGGCGACGCCCTGGTGCTCAACGATACCAGGGTGATGCCCGCCCGGCTGCTGGGCCACCGGGAGGCGACCGGCGGCGCGATGGAGGTCCTCCTGCTGAAGCGGCTCACCCGCGACCGGTGGGAGACCCTGGTCAAGCCGGGTAAGAAGGCCCGCCCCGGCGAGCGCATCGTGTTCGGCGGCGGGCTGCTGGTGGGCACCGTGGTGGGTCCCACCGATTTCGGCGGTCGGGTGATCGACTTCGCCTACGAGGGCGTCTTCGAGGAACTGCTGGACCGCCTCGGCCAGATGCCGCTGCCGCCCTACATCCACGAGCAGCTGGCGGAGCCGGAGCGCTACCAGACCGTCTACGCCCGGGAGTGGGGCTCGGCCGCCGCGCCCACCGCGGGGCTGCACTTCACGAAGGAGCTGCTGGACCGGCTGACGGCGCAGGGCGTGGAGATCTACAAGATCACCCTGCACGTGGGGCTGGGCACCTTCCGCCCGGTGGAGGTGGAGGACCCCACCCAGCACAAGATGCACAGCGAGTTCTACCAGGTCTCCCCGGAGGCCGCGGCCGGCATCAACGCGGTGCGGGAGCGGGGGAGCAGGCTGCTGGCGGTAGGCACGACCTCGGTGCGCACCCTGGAGACGGCTGCCACAGAGGACGGCCGCCTGGTGCCGGGCTCGGGGTGGACGGATATCTTCATTTATCCCGGCTACCGGTTCAAGCTGGTGGACAGCCTGGTCACCAACTTCCACCTGCCCAAGTCGACGCTCCTGATGCTAGTCTCGGCGCTGGCCGGGCAGGAGCTGATCATGAAGGCCTACCGGGAGGCGGTGGCCCGGCGGTACCGCTTCTTCAGCTTCGGTGACGCCATGTTGATTCTCTAA